The following proteins are co-located in the Cyanobacteria bacterium GSL.Bin1 genome:
- a CDS encoding ribonuclease HII produces MNLEAQTLAKMHPSTLVAGVDEVGRGALFGPVVAAAVVISVAELSQLNEIAAKDSKKLSAKRREELAQQIKTVVSDVRIGYATAKEIDEINILQASLQAMRRAVQKLTPQPDLCFVDGRFPVPGLKLSQVTLKQGDARSRAIGAASIIAKVWRDDLIVRLWGNQYPQYHLITNKGYGTAAHRLALQEYGPSPQHRLSFRPCQNQSRMTLH; encoded by the coding sequence ATGAATCTCGAAGCACAGACGCTTGCCAAAATGCACCCCTCAACTTTGGTTGCAGGAGTAGATGAAGTGGGAAGAGGCGCATTATTTGGTCCTGTAGTTGCAGCAGCAGTGGTTATCTCCGTTGCAGAACTATCGCAGTTAAACGAAATTGCCGCAAAAGATAGTAAAAAACTTTCTGCCAAACGGCGAGAAGAGTTAGCCCAACAAATTAAAACGGTTGTTAGTGATGTCCGCATTGGCTACGCCACCGCCAAAGAAATTGATGAGATTAATATCTTACAAGCCTCTCTACAAGCGATGCGACGGGCGGTACAAAAGTTAACCCCGCAACCGGATCTCTGCTTTGTGGATGGTCGGTTTCCAGTCCCCGGCTTAAAGCTGTCGCAGGTAACTTTAAAACAAGGAGATGCGCGATCGCGCGCCATTGGTGCTGCGAGTATTATCGCAAAAGTCTGGCGCGATGACCTGATTGTCCGTCTTTGGGGCAACCAATATCCTCAGTATCATCTAATAACCAACAAGGGATATGGAACAGCAGCCCATCGTCTTGCGCTACAAGAATATGGTCCGTCTCCGCAACATCGTCTCTCTTTTCGTCCTTGTCAGAATCAGTCAAGGATGACTCTTCACTGA
- a CDS encoding ROK family protein, whose product MQQPTVIGIDLGGTAIKLGRFLQDGTCLQQTTVPTPQPPDPEAVAELLRIAVQEVDPEQTSGAIGIGTPGPTDATGRIALIAINLLGWRNVPLADLLEAKIGLPTFVANDANCAGLGESWLGAGRNVNNLILLTLGTGVGGAIIINNQLFTGAYGAAGELGLITLNPHGDPCNSGNHGSLEQHLCVQAIQRRTQKTPAELGKLAAAGDKTALTFWEAYGRDLGAGLASLIYVLTPEAIIIGGGISASAEFFLPATWQEIEKRVVSISRMNLQLLTAELGNRAGMVGAAKLAWQKWKGR is encoded by the coding sequence GTGCAACAGCCTACAGTTATCGGCATCGATTTAGGCGGAACTGCGATTAAGCTGGGACGATTTCTCCAGGATGGTACTTGTCTGCAGCAGACAACAGTACCGACACCGCAGCCCCCTGATCCAGAAGCAGTTGCAGAGTTACTGCGGATTGCGGTGCAAGAAGTAGATCCAGAACAAACCAGTGGCGCGATCGGCATTGGTACACCGGGACCCACAGATGCAACAGGTCGTATTGCCTTGATTGCCATCAATCTCCTTGGTTGGCGCAATGTTCCCCTCGCCGATTTATTAGAAGCAAAGATTGGACTCCCCACGTTTGTTGCTAATGATGCCAACTGTGCGGGTTTAGGAGAATCTTGGTTGGGTGCGGGGCGCAATGTCAACAATCTGATTCTCCTGACTCTGGGAACAGGGGTTGGTGGCGCAATTATTATCAATAATCAATTGTTTACAGGGGCTTATGGCGCAGCAGGAGAGTTAGGCTTAATTACTCTCAATCCACACGGCGATCCCTGTAATAGTGGCAATCATGGGTCTTTAGAACAGCATTTATGTGTGCAAGCGATCCAGCGGAGAACGCAAAAAACCCCCGCTGAACTCGGAAAACTGGCAGCAGCCGGAGACAAAACGGCCCTTACCTTTTGGGAAGCGTATGGACGCGATTTAGGGGCAGGATTAGCAAGTTTAATTTATGTGCTGACCCCGGAAGCCATTATTATCGGCGGCGGAATTAGTGCCAGTGCAGAATTCTTTTTACCTGCAACTTGGCAAGAAATTGAAAAGCGGGTGGTTAGTATTTCACGGATGAATCTCCAGCTTTTAACCGCTGAACTAGGCAATCGAGCGGGAATGGTTGGTGCAGCTAAGCTGGCTTGGCAGAAATGGAAAGGGAGATAA